In Buchnera aphidicola (Schlechtendalia peitan), one genomic interval encodes:
- a CDS encoding symmetrical bis(5'-nucleosyl)-tetraphosphatase, producing the protein MSTYFVGDIHGCYNELMQLLERVSFDEKIDHLWLTGDLINRGPNSIEVLRLISSLNYNAHVVLGNHDLNLIAIYDNIKCKKSINEIIANILKSKDIDYLIHWLRQKPLLQIDTVRKIIMVHAGLHPFWNIQLAESYSKKIQSILCNSNNDVSFKDIFNNSIVEYTNDESKELESLTFSLNVFTKMRYCYCDGTLNIYCKQSPSIDTYPMIPWFSIRNNNLNGYFLFFGHWASLKNDLTPKNIIALDTGCCWGGTLSMFRFEDNMWFYQKSEIISRKG; encoded by the coding sequence ATGAGTACATATTTTGTAGGTGATATACATGGATGTTATAATGAATTGATGCAATTGTTAGAACGAGTTTCTTTTGATGAAAAAATAGACCATTTATGGTTAACTGGAGATTTAATAAATAGAGGACCTAATTCTATTGAAGTTCTTCGATTAATTTCTTCTTTAAATTATAACGCACATGTAGTTTTAGGTAATCATGATCTTAATTTAATTGCTATTTATGACAATATCAAATGTAAAAAATCTATAAATGAGATTATTGCTAATATATTAAAATCAAAGGATATTGATTATTTAATCCATTGGTTACGTCAAAAACCTTTATTACAAATTGATACAGTAAGAAAAATTATTATGGTTCATGCTGGACTTCATCCATTTTGGAATATTCAATTAGCTGAGAGTTATTCAAAAAAGATTCAGTCTATTTTATGCAATAGTAATAATGATGTATCATTTAAAGATATATTTAATAATTCTATAGTAGAATATACAAATGATGAGTCTAAAGAATTAGAAAGTTTGACTTTTAGTTTAAATGTTTTTACAAAAATGAGGTATTGTTATTGTGATGGTACATTAAACATTTACTGTAAACAGTCACCTTCAATAGATACATATCCCATGATACCCTGGTTTTCAATAAGAAATAATAATTTAAACGGTTATTTTTTATTTTTTGGTCATTGGGCTTCTTTAAAGAACGATTTAACTCCAAAAAATATTATTGCATTAGATACTGGTTGTTGTTGGGGTGGAACGTTAAGCATGTTTAGGTTTGAAGATAATATGTGGTTTTATCAAAAATCTGAAATAATATCAAGAAAAGGATAA
- the folA gene encoding type 3 dihydrofolate reductase translates to MNISIIAAMSKNRVIGNNNSIPWYLPLDLMWFKKHTINKSVIMGRLTWDSIKCKLPMRKNIVLTNKNIHNYNNIYFVNSIQKAIELANKNEIMIIGGGKLYSQMLPVTNKLYLTIIKKDIKGDTYFPNYKHIQWKKTFTENHAISEHNNYNFEFQILERL, encoded by the coding sequence ATGAATATTAGTATTATCGCAGCAATGTCAAAAAATCGAGTGATTGGAAATAATAATTCTATACCTTGGTATTTACCATTAGATCTAATGTGGTTTAAAAAACATACAATAAACAAAAGTGTAATTATGGGGAGATTAACTTGGGATTCTATAAAGTGCAAATTACCTATGAGAAAAAACATAGTTTTAACAAATAAAAATATACATAATTACAATAATATATATTTTGTAAATTCTATACAAAAAGCTATTGAATTAGCGAACAAAAATGAAATAATGATTATTGGTGGCGGTAAACTATATTCTCAAATGTTACCTGTTACTAATAAATTATATCTCACTATAATAAAAAAAGATATAAAGGGAGACACATATTTTCCAAATTATAAACATATACAATGGAAAAAAACATTTACAGAAAATCATGCGATTAGTGAGCACAATAACTATAATTTTGAATTTCAAATATTGGAAAGATTATAA
- the carB gene encoding carbamoyl-phosphate synthase large subunit translates to MPKRTDIKSILILGSGPIIIGQACEFDYSGAQACKSLKEIGYKIILINSNPATIMTDPDIAHITYIEPIHWKIIQKIIEKEKPDAILPTMGGQTALNCILDLSKHGILKKFRVEIIGATIKSIEKAENRKLFEKSIKKIGLNTAQSEIADTMEMASKAIQKIGFPAIIRPSFTMGGSGGGIAYNYEEFKNICEIGLELSPSKQLLIDESLIGWKEYEMEVIRDKKDNCIIVCSIENVDPMGIHTGDSITVSPAQTLTDKEYQIMRNASISILREIGVETGGANVQFAINPNNGQMIVIEMNPRVSRSSALASKATGFPIAKVAAKLAVGYTLDELSNDLIGSTVTASFEPTMDYVVTKIPRFNFEKFLGCNDRLTTQMKSVGEVMAIGRTFQESIQKAIMGLEIGASGFDPKIHIKTLKNIETIHRELREAGSDRLWYIGDAFRMGMSLNDVFNLTLIDKWFLNQIKELIDLETYIKKIDIRNINYTCLRFLKRKGFSDLRISILTNTSEKEIRNIRHDLNLYPVYKRIDTCSAEFESETAYMYSTWEDECESKPIYHNKKIIILGSGPNRIGQGIEFDYCCVHASLALREDGFETIMINCNPETVSTDYDISDRLYFEPITLESILDIVRIEKPHGIIVQYGGQTPLKLAKALEKEGVPIIGTSPNSIDKSENRKYFKKIVSTLGLIQPANATVTNLKDALLKAKIVKYPIMIRPSYVLGGRAMEVIYDEENLKNYFKKTVTSNNKNPILLDHYLDNAIEVDVDAICDGTHVLIGGIMEHVEQAGVHSGDSACSLPAHTLNSNIQNIIRIQVEKLAFKLSVKGLMNVQFAIKNNITYVLEVNPRASRTIPFISKSTGIALAKIAARVMVGTTLFQQGYVKEIIPPYYSVKEVVLPFNKFPKSTPVLGPEMKSTGEVMGIGKNFSEAFSKAMLGAQTHMKRSGRALLSVKNNDKSRIINLAKKLVKIGFKLDATIGTARVLQKHAIKVRIVSKVNERRPHIQDRIKNGEYTYIVNTSDCNQAIMDSKTICQNALQYQVHYDTTLNGAFATVTAIKECPINNIMSLQKRHQTILKNKT, encoded by the coding sequence ATGCCAAAACGTACCGATATAAAATCTATTTTGATACTTGGATCTGGACCAATTATTATTGGACAAGCATGTGAATTTGACTATTCTGGAGCTCAAGCATGCAAATCTTTAAAAGAAATAGGATATAAAATCATTTTAATTAATTCAAATCCAGCTACAATTATGACTGACCCTGATATAGCTCATATTACATATATTGAACCTATTCATTGGAAAATTATTCAAAAAATTATTGAAAAAGAGAAACCAGATGCTATTTTACCTACCATGGGTGGACAAACTGCTTTAAATTGTATTTTAGATCTTAGTAAACACGGAATATTAAAAAAATTCCGAGTAGAAATTATAGGTGCTACTATTAAATCTATTGAAAAAGCAGAAAATAGAAAATTATTTGAAAAATCTATAAAAAAAATAGGATTAAATACTGCACAATCAGAAATTGCCGATACCATGGAAATGGCATCCAAAGCAATTCAAAAAATAGGATTCCCAGCTATTATCCGACCTTCTTTTACAATGGGAGGTAGTGGTGGTGGAATAGCATACAATTATGAAGAATTTAAAAATATTTGTGAAATAGGATTAGAACTATCTCCTTCTAAACAACTATTAATTGATGAATCTCTAATCGGTTGGAAAGAATACGAAATGGAAGTCATCAGGGATAAAAAAGATAATTGTATTATTGTATGTTCAATTGAAAACGTTGATCCTATGGGGATACATACTGGAGATTCTATTACAGTATCCCCTGCTCAAACTTTGACAGATAAAGAATATCAAATTATGAGAAATGCATCAATTTCAATTTTGAGAGAAATTGGAGTAGAAACAGGTGGAGCTAATGTACAATTTGCTATAAATCCTAATAATGGACAAATGATTGTTATCGAAATGAATCCTCGTGTATCTAGATCATCTGCATTAGCTTCTAAAGCTACAGGATTTCCAATCGCAAAAGTTGCAGCAAAATTAGCTGTAGGATATACATTAGACGAATTAAGTAACGATTTAATAGGATCTACAGTAACTGCATCTTTTGAACCTACTATGGACTATGTAGTTACTAAAATACCACGATTTAATTTCGAAAAATTTTTAGGATGTAACGATCGATTAACAACACAAATGAAATCTGTAGGAGAAGTAATGGCTATTGGTAGAACATTTCAGGAATCTATACAAAAAGCCATAATGGGATTAGAAATTGGAGCTAGTGGATTTGATCCAAAAATCCACATAAAAACACTAAAAAATATTGAAACAATTCATCGTGAATTAAGAGAGGCTGGATCAGATAGACTATGGTATATTGGGGACGCTTTTCGTATGGGAATGTCTTTAAATGATGTATTTAATCTCACATTAATCGATAAATGGTTTCTAAATCAAATTAAAGAACTAATAGATTTAGAAACTTATATAAAAAAAATAGATATAAGAAATATTAATTATACTTGTTTACGTTTTTTAAAAAGAAAAGGATTTTCTGACTTGAGAATTAGTATATTAACTAATACATCTGAAAAAGAAATCAGAAACATCAGACATGATTTAAATTTATATCCAGTATATAAAAGAATTGATACTTGTTCAGCAGAATTCGAAAGCGAAACTGCTTATATGTATTCTACATGGGAAGATGAATGTGAATCTAAACCTATTTACCATAATAAAAAAATTATCATTTTAGGAAGTGGGCCTAACAGAATAGGACAAGGAATTGAATTTGATTATTGCTGTGTTCATGCATCACTGGCTTTAAGAGAAGATGGATTCGAAACTATTATGATAAATTGTAATCCAGAAACTGTATCAACTGATTATGATATTTCGGATAGACTGTATTTCGAACCAATAACATTGGAATCTATTTTAGATATTGTACGAATAGAAAAACCTCATGGTATCATCGTACAATATGGAGGACAAACACCACTAAAGTTAGCTAAAGCACTAGAAAAAGAAGGAGTACCTATAATAGGAACTAGTCCAAATTCTATTGATAAATCAGAAAATAGAAAATATTTTAAAAAAATTGTATCTACTTTAGGATTAATACAACCTGCTAATGCTACTGTAACAAATTTGAAAGATGCTCTTTTAAAAGCAAAGATAGTTAAATATCCAATTATGATTAGACCATCATATGTCTTAGGCGGAAGAGCTATGGAAGTAATTTATGATGAAGAAAATTTAAAAAATTACTTTAAAAAAACTGTAACATCTAATAATAAAAATCCAATTTTATTAGATCATTATTTAGACAATGCTATTGAAGTAGATGTAGATGCTATTTGCGATGGAACACACGTCTTAATTGGAGGAATCATGGAGCACGTTGAACAAGCTGGTGTACATTCCGGGGATTCCGCATGTTCTTTACCTGCACATACTCTAAACTCAAATATACAAAATATAATCAGAATTCAAGTAGAAAAACTAGCTTTCAAACTATCTGTAAAAGGGCTCATGAATGTACAATTTGCAATCAAAAATAACATAACATATGTATTGGAAGTTAATCCTAGAGCATCAAGAACTATTCCTTTTATTTCAAAATCTACCGGGATCGCACTAGCAAAAATAGCCGCACGCGTAATGGTTGGAACTACTTTATTTCAACAAGGTTACGTAAAAGAAATTATTCCACCTTACTATTCAGTAAAAGAAGTAGTATTACCTTTTAACAAATTTCCAAAATCTACTCCCGTATTAGGACCAGAAATGAAATCTACTGGAGAAGTAATGGGTATAGGAAAAAACTTTTCTGAAGCATTCTCTAAAGCAATGTTAGGTGCACAAACACATATGAAACGGTCAGGAAGAGCTTTACTATCTGTAAAAAATAATGATAAATCCAGAATTATAAATTTAGCTAAAAAACTCGTAAAAATTGGATTTAAATTAGATGCAACAATAGGAACAGCGAGGGTATTACAAAAACATGCAATTAAAGTTAGAATAGTAAGCAAGGTAAACGAAAGAAGACCACATATACAAGATCGAATTAAAAATGGTGAATATACTTATATAGTCAATACTAGTGATTGTAATCAAGCAATAATGGATTCCAAAACAATTTGTCAAAATGCATTACAATACCAAGTACATTATGATACTACATTAAACGGGGCTTTCGCTACTGTTACAGCTATAAAAGAATGCCCAATCAATAACATAATGTCTTTACAAAAAAGACATCAAACAATTCTTAAAAATAAAACTTAA
- the carA gene encoding glutamine-hydrolyzing carbamoyl-phosphate synthase small subunit, which translates to MSTTSLSNAVVILEDGNVFYGKSIGVPGKTFGEIVFNTSMTGYQEILTDPSYLNQIITFTYPHIGNVGINKYDCESNIIHAKGLIIRDLSITASNYRSEIDLLTYLINNKIIAISDIDTRKLTKLLRTSGSQYGCIISEKSFKISKILKQIKNLNHYKKIDLTKVTSTKRSYIWNKGQVQIYKSKIVKYIQKKPKIHIVVYDFGIKHNILRILVDKQCYLTVVPAQTPAEEVLKLSPNGIFLSNGPGDPRSCTYAINTIKKLLEINIPIFGICLGHQLLALANGAQIIKMKFGHHGGNHPVKDLSSNNVIITSQNHNFTVNPVNLPNNIRITHISLFDGSIQGLHIINKNAFSFQGHPEASPGPHDALSLFEKFITLVKTYNYNIKNNEKKCQNVPI; encoded by the coding sequence ATATCCACAACGTCGCTATCAAACGCAGTTGTAATTTTAGAAGATGGAAATGTATTCTATGGAAAATCAATAGGTGTACCAGGAAAAACATTCGGTGAAATAGTATTTAATACATCTATGACTGGATATCAAGAAATTTTAACAGATCCATCTTATTTAAATCAAATTATTACATTTACTTATCCTCATATAGGTAATGTTGGAATTAATAAATATGACTGTGAATCTAATATTATTCATGCAAAAGGATTAATTATTCGTGACCTATCAATAACTGCTAGTAATTATAGAAGTGAAATAGACTTATTAACATATTTAATTAACAATAAAATCATTGCTATTTCTGATATCGATACTAGAAAACTAACAAAATTACTCAGAACATCTGGTTCTCAATATGGTTGCATTATTTCAGAAAAATCATTTAAAATTTCTAAAATATTAAAACAAATTAAAAATTTAAATCACTACAAAAAAATAGATCTAACAAAAGTAACAAGTACGAAACGCAGTTACATTTGGAACAAGGGACAAGTACAAATTTATAAAAGTAAAATTGTTAAGTATATTCAAAAAAAACCAAAAATTCATATTGTAGTATATGATTTTGGAATAAAACATAATATATTAAGAATTTTAGTAGATAAACAATGCTATTTAACAGTAGTACCTGCACAAACCCCTGCTGAAGAAGTACTAAAATTATCACCAAATGGAATATTTCTATCAAATGGGCCAGGAGATCCCAGATCATGCACATATGCCATTAACACTATAAAAAAACTTTTAGAAATAAATATTCCAATTTTCGGAATTTGCTTAGGACATCAACTATTAGCTTTAGCTAATGGAGCACAAATAATAAAAATGAAATTTGGTCATCACGGAGGAAATCATCCTGTAAAAGATTTAAGTTCTAATAATGTTATAATTACTTCACAAAACCATAATTTCACAGTAAATCCTGTTAATCTTCCTAATAACATCCGAATAACACATATTTCTCTTTTTGATGGAAGCATACAAGGATTGCACATAATAAATAAGAATGCGTTTAGTTTTCAAGGACACCCTGAAGCTAGTCCTGGTCCTCATGATGCATTATCACTGTTTGAAAAGTTTATAACTCTTGTCAAAACTTATAATTATAATATAAAAAATAACGAGAAAAAATGCCAAAACGTACCGATATAA
- the dapB gene encoding 4-hydroxy-tetrahydrodipicolinate reductase produces the protein MQIQPFKIAISGALGKMGKNLIKELYKNHYKYASLNSAIVKKGNNHVNKDIGTIIGIGNIGISITDSIESIINDFDLLIDFTNPTSTMENLHICALNNKKIVIGTTGFSEMHINTIKTLSKNIGIVLSPNYSVGINIILHLIKKTTTIIGNNSDIEIIDAHHREKKDSPSGTAIEMGKIISKTMNWNFHEKAVYTRKNSIKKRRTNEIGFSSIRAGDIIGEHTVIFANTGERIEITHKATDRSAFSKGAIKAAIWLMLQEKSGLFNMSDILNI, from the coding sequence ATGCAAATTCAACCATTTAAAATCGCAATTTCAGGCGCATTAGGGAAAATGGGGAAAAATTTAATCAAGGAATTATATAAAAATCATTATAAATATGCCTCTCTAAATTCTGCTATAGTTAAGAAGGGAAATAATCATGTTAACAAAGACATAGGAACAATCATAGGAATTGGAAATATTGGTATTTCTATTACTGATTCTATAGAATCGATAATTAATGATTTTGACCTACTCATAGATTTTACTAATCCTACAAGTACAATGGAAAATTTACATATTTGTGCACTAAATAATAAAAAAATTGTCATTGGAACAACAGGGTTTTCTGAAATGCATATAAATACAATTAAAACATTATCAAAGAACATTGGTATTGTTCTCTCACCAAACTATAGTGTAGGAATTAACATAATACTACATTTAATTAAAAAAACTACTACTATTATAGGAAACAATTCTGATATCGAAATTATCGATGCACATCACCGAGAAAAAAAAGATTCTCCTTCAGGGACAGCTATAGAAATGGGAAAAATAATATCAAAAACTATGAATTGGAATTTTCATGAAAAAGCTGTATATACAAGAAAAAATTCCATAAAGAAAAGACGTACAAATGAAATTGGATTTTCTAGTATACGTGCTGGAGATATAATAGGAGAACATACAGTGATCTTTGCAAATACAGGAGAACGTATTGAAATTACGCATAAAGCAACTGATAGATCAGCTTTTTCAAAAGGAGCTATAAAAGCTGCAATATGGTTAATGTTACAAGAAAAATCAGGATTATTTAATATGTCTGACATACTTAATATATAA
- the ispH gene encoding 4-hydroxy-3-methylbut-2-enyl diphosphate reductase has translation MNIFLANPRGFCAGVKRAIKIVNIALKIWGKPIYVNHEIVHNTHIINSLKSKGVIFNKDINLIPYGSILIFSAHGVSKNFKNQAIKRKLKIVDATCPLVKKVHKEIEHASKLGYEVILIGTSKHPETEGALGQYQNINGKIHLVESISDVYKINIKNPKKLVLMTQTTLSVEKIDPIIAILRKKYPYITSPKKPDICYATTNRQIAIKELSKISDLIIVIGSKNSSNSNQLFELAKNTGKKSILIDSKNDINLNTWIHNVKSIGITAGASTPNIVIQQIVNTLNKKKSVIEMSGLKEKVIFQLPKILKNIKCNK, from the coding sequence ATGAATATCTTTTTAGCCAATCCAAGAGGATTTTGTGCAGGTGTAAAACGTGCAATTAAAATTGTTAATATAGCACTTAAAATATGGGGAAAACCTATTTACGTTAACCACGAAATAGTTCATAATACTCATATAATAAATTCTTTAAAATCAAAAGGAGTTATTTTTAATAAAGATATCAATCTTATTCCATACGGTTCAATTTTAATCTTTTCAGCGCACGGGGTATCTAAAAATTTTAAAAATCAAGCTATAAAAAGAAAACTCAAAATTGTTGATGCAACATGTCCATTAGTTAAAAAAGTACACAAAGAAATAGAACACGCTAGCAAATTAGGATATGAAGTAATACTTATAGGAACTTCTAAACACCCAGAAACAGAAGGAGCATTAGGACAATACCAAAACATCAATGGTAAAATTCACTTAGTAGAATCGATTTCGGATGTCTATAAAATAAATATAAAAAATCCAAAAAAATTAGTATTGATGACTCAAACTACATTATCCGTAGAAAAAATTGATCCTATCATTGCAATATTACGAAAAAAATATCCTTATATAACCAGTCCAAAAAAACCAGATATTTGCTATGCAACTACAAACAGACAAATCGCTATTAAAGAATTATCTAAAATATCAGATCTTATAATAGTAATAGGTTCTAAAAATTCTTCAAATTCTAATCAACTTTTCGAATTAGCAAAAAATACAGGAAAAAAATCTATTTTAATAGATTCTAAAAATGACATTAATTTAAATACTTGGATTCATAATGTAAAATCTATCGGAATAACAGCGGGTGCTTCTACTCCAAATATTGTTATCCAACAAATAGTTAATACTTTAAATAAAAAAAAATCTGTAATAGAAATGTCTGGATTAAAAGAAAAAGTTATCTTTCAACTTCCTAAAATACTAAAGAATATAAAATGCAATAAATAG
- the lspA gene encoding signal peptidase II, translating into MKILPNLNKILILLSITSLVSSLDFISKQFIINHFSLFEIKSINSVLNIFHTHNYGLAFSLFSNISKKNKYLLCLINVITIIIVSKNLYIIPIKKIYYNISHALIIGGAIGNLIDRIRFGFVIDFIDIHYNNWHFATFNIADINIFLGSIIIMYFFFFIKEQQ; encoded by the coding sequence ATGAAAATACTGCCAAATTTAAATAAAATATTAATTTTATTAAGCATTACTAGTCTAGTATCATCACTAGACTTTATAAGTAAACAATTTATTATTAACCATTTTTCATTGTTCGAAATAAAGTCCATTAATTCAGTATTAAATATCTTTCATACACATAATTATGGATTAGCATTTAGCTTATTTTCTAACATTAGTAAAAAAAACAAATATCTGTTATGTTTGATAAATGTTATAACCATTATTATAGTATCAAAAAATTTATATATTATTCCTATAAAAAAAATATACTATAACATTTCTCATGCTCTAATTATTGGTGGAGCTATTGGAAACTTAATAGATAGAATACGATTTGGATTCGTAATAGATTTTATTGACATTCACTATAACAATTGGCATTTTGCTACTTTTAACATAGCAGACATTAATATTTTTTTAGGAAGTATTATAATAATGTATTTTTTCTTTTTTATAAAAGAACAACAATAA